The Microbacterium limosum genome contains a region encoding:
- a CDS encoding glycosyltransferase family 4 protein has product MTTDAADRGRSGDGTPRRVALVCDYSLDYLGGAQSAFLDEATLLRRAGHNVLLIAPEPADAEASWLREWRGIGGADALVPARVTLPGVDLPVIRNTAGLRSRLAQHLADHGVEVVHVHSEFGLSAAAISAARRRGLRTVQTVHTFFWQAPVPRGAGRVAAAAVRIFARWLRGFPSSRAALAGAPLDSALRGLTLATGQRVDAVVSPSAHQAVRLREAGLADVRVVPNAVALPDAAAEPLTSVDAPLRIVWVGRLVPEKRLMEFVAAIAEASRRLPGGSLSVDVVGEGPLRAEGERAAEGLPVRFHGRLDRGRVQELMRQSHVVALSSYGFDNQPVTIVEALHARRGVFYVDPALTEGVDVAGLRAAGPEPEAMAEMLIALVQDPARVVLASQRAADGAREFDPEVHVARLLGVYAGRRGL; this is encoded by the coding sequence GTGACGACAGACGCGGCCGATCGGGGGCGCTCCGGGGACGGCACGCCCCGCCGCGTCGCGCTCGTCTGCGACTACTCGCTCGACTACCTCGGCGGCGCGCAGAGCGCGTTCCTCGACGAGGCGACGCTGCTGCGCCGGGCCGGTCACAACGTGCTGCTCATCGCTCCCGAGCCGGCGGATGCCGAGGCATCCTGGCTGCGCGAGTGGCGTGGCATCGGCGGCGCCGATGCTCTCGTCCCGGCCCGCGTGACCCTGCCGGGGGTCGATCTGCCCGTGATCCGCAACACCGCCGGGCTGCGCTCCCGCCTCGCGCAGCACCTTGCCGACCACGGTGTCGAGGTCGTGCACGTGCACTCGGAGTTCGGGCTCTCCGCCGCGGCGATCAGCGCGGCGCGCCGGCGGGGTCTTCGCACGGTGCAGACCGTCCACACCTTCTTCTGGCAGGCGCCCGTGCCGCGGGGGGCGGGCCGCGTCGCGGCGGCCGCGGTGCGGATCTTCGCCCGCTGGCTGCGCGGATTCCCCTCCTCACGCGCCGCGCTCGCCGGGGCTCCCCTCGACTCGGCCCTTCGGGGGCTGACCCTCGCCACCGGTCAGCGGGTGGATGCCGTCGTGTCGCCCTCGGCGCACCAGGCCGTGCGGCTCCGCGAGGCGGGCCTCGCCGACGTGCGCGTGGTGCCGAACGCCGTGGCGCTTCCCGACGCGGCCGCCGAGCCGCTGACGTCGGTGGACGCTCCGCTGCGGATCGTCTGGGTCGGGCGTCTCGTGCCCGAGAAGAGGCTGATGGAGTTCGTCGCCGCGATCGCCGAGGCATCCCGCCGTCTTCCCGGCGGCTCGCTGTCGGTCGACGTCGTGGGCGAGGGGCCGCTGCGCGCCGAGGGCGAGCGGGCGGCCGAGGGGCTGCCGGTGCGCTTCCACGGACGGCTCGATCGCGGCCGGGTGCAGGAGCTCATGCGGCAGTCGCACGTGGTCGCGCTGTCCTCGTACGGATTCGACAATCAGCCGGTGACGATCGTCGAGGCGCTGCACGCGCGGCGCGGCGTCTTCTACGTCGATCCGGCGCTGACCGAGGGTGTCGACGTCGCCGGCCTGCGCGCCGCCGGCCCGGAACCGGAGGCGATGGCGGAGATGCTCATCGCGCTCGTGCAGGACCCGGCACGCGTCGTGCTCGCGTCACAGCGTGCGGCCGACGGCGCGCGGGAGTTCGACCCCGAGGTTCACGTCGCGCGACTTCTGGGCGTGTACGCGGGTCGCCGCGGACTCTGA
- a CDS encoding glycosyltransferase, translating to MGCDTFAPDVNGAARFSERLAAGLVSKGHDVHIVAPNQRYRRQAPGPETIEGEQVMVHRLPAVRWPPHDWLRFVWPWRSKHYARQVLDAVKPDAVHIQSHIVIGRGLAREARKRGIPVVATNHVMPENILDHTTLPPALHDLFVKLAWDDAARTFALACAVTTPTRNAADFLERAIDIHGVLPVSCGLDAGNYLPDLTPRERHRVLFVGRLTREKQIDLLLRAVAQLDPGLKTEVDIVGGGDQRKNLEHLAEELGLADRVTFHGRVDDDELRRIYSRASVFAMPSIAELQSIATMEAMASGLPVVAADAMALPHLVHDGENGYLFDPASADDLAEKLAAVLSADADRFRQMQEASLEGVKIHDIQRTLRTFEDLYRGQPVGS from the coding sequence ATGGGCTGCGACACGTTCGCGCCCGATGTGAACGGTGCGGCACGCTTCAGCGAGCGCCTGGCCGCCGGTCTCGTCTCGAAGGGGCATGACGTGCACATCGTCGCCCCGAATCAGCGCTACCGCCGTCAGGCGCCCGGGCCGGAGACGATCGAGGGCGAGCAGGTCATGGTCCACCGGCTGCCCGCCGTGCGATGGCCCCCGCACGACTGGCTCCGCTTCGTCTGGCCGTGGCGCTCCAAGCACTACGCGCGCCAGGTGCTCGACGCCGTCAAGCCCGATGCCGTGCACATCCAGTCGCACATCGTCATCGGGCGGGGCCTCGCCCGCGAGGCGCGCAAGCGCGGCATCCCGGTCGTGGCGACCAACCACGTGATGCCCGAGAACATCCTCGATCACACCACGCTGCCCCCGGCGCTGCACGACCTCTTCGTGAAGCTCGCGTGGGACGACGCCGCCCGCACGTTCGCGCTCGCCTGCGCGGTCACGACGCCGACCCGCAACGCCGCCGACTTCCTCGAGCGGGCGATCGACATCCACGGGGTGCTGCCCGTCTCCTGCGGCCTCGACGCCGGCAACTACCTCCCCGACCTGACGCCGCGCGAACGCCACCGCGTGCTCTTCGTCGGCCGGCTCACGCGCGAGAAGCAGATCGACCTGCTCCTGCGGGCCGTCGCCCAGCTCGATCCCGGGCTGAAGACCGAGGTCGACATCGTCGGCGGAGGCGATCAGCGCAAGAACCTGGAGCACCTGGCGGAGGAGCTGGGGCTCGCCGACCGCGTGACGTTCCACGGCCGCGTCGACGACGACGAGCTTCGCCGCATCTACAGCCGTGCGAGCGTCTTCGCGATGCCCTCGATCGCCGAGCTGCAGTCGATCGCGACGATGGAGGCGATGGCGTCGGGCCTGCCCGTCGTCGCCGCCGACGCCATGGCGCTGCCCCACCTCGTGCACGACGGCGAGAACGGCTATCTGTTCGACCCGGCGAGCGCCGACGACCTCGCCGAGAAGCTCGCCGCGGTGCTGTCGGCGGATGCCGATCGGTTCCGCCAGATGCAGGAGGCCTCGCTCGAGGGCGTGAAGATCCACGACATCCAGCGCACGCTGCGCACGTTCGAGGATCTCTACCGCGGCCAGCCCGTCGGGTCGTGA